A window from Fusarium musae strain F31 chromosome 8, whole genome shotgun sequence encodes these proteins:
- a CDS encoding hypothetical protein (EggNog:ENOG41~MEROPS:MER0015112) codes for MEAFDLVIINGVCVTASDIGAYDVAIKDGKIALLAPSGSLAETNALRIIDAEGAYVTPGGVDCHVHLQEPAMFGKGSSSDTFETGTRSAIAGGCTTIVCFAPQQRHEPSLLKPLADAHDKARGNTYCDYGFHLLVSNPTETALSELGMLKAEGVTSLKIYMTYEALQLRDDQILSVLHHARNNHILTMIHAENGDILNWLTDQLEASKLFAPKYHATSRPPALEAEATNRAIVLSSIIANTPILLVHISDPDATYRIRQAQTAGQPIFAETCPQYLFLTRSDLDAPGFEGAKFVCSPPPRDEASQEVIWEGLRNGTFTVLSSDHCPFSYDDTEKGKKACITHDHPVGKFRHIPNGIPGVETRLPLVFSADKLPLTKFVEVTSTNAAKLYGLYPKKGSMMPGVSDADLVIWYPNDKLPDVTIRNEALHHANDYTPYEGRTVKNWPRYTILRGMVVWDNGEIVGKKGYGDFVQRQAGVLNDIWNRVGEQESFTASYL; via the exons ATGGAGGCATTCGATCTCGTTATTATCAACGGTGTATGTGTTACAGCCTCTGATATAGGTGCTTATGACGTTGCTATCAAGGATGGCAAAATCGCCTTGCTTGCACCATCGGGATCACTTGCTGAGACGAATGCATTGCGAATAATTGATGCCGAGGGTGCATATGTGACA cctggtggtgttgattgCCATGTTCATCTACAAGAACCTGCCATGTTTGGGAAAGGCTCCTCTTCTGATACATTTGAAACAG GAACCCGCTCGGCAATCGCTGGAGGCTGTACTACGATTGTTTGCTTCGCTCCTCAACAGAGACACGAGCCCTCACTTCTGAAGCCTTTGGCCGACGCCCATGACAAGGCTCGAGGGAACACTTACTGTGACTACGGGTTCCATCTCCTTGTCTCCAATCCCACCGAAACAGCTCTCTCCGAGCTTGGAATGCTCAAAGCCGAGGGCGTCACATCCCTCAAGATCTATATGACCTATGAGGCGCTCCAACTCCGCGACGATCAAATCCTATCGGTTCTTCACCATGCTCGTAACAACCATATCCTCACTATGATCCATGCAGAGAATGGTGATATTCTGAACTGGCTGACAGATCAGCTTGAAGCTAGCAAACTCTTCGCGCCAAAATACCATGCAACATCGCGTCCGCCTGCGCTCGAAGCGGAAGCAACCAACCGTGCCATCGTGCTATCCTCTATTATTGCTAATACACCTATCTTGTTGGTGCATATCAGTGACCCAGATGCAACATATCGCATTAGGCAAGCCCAGACAGCTGGCCAACCAATCTTTGCAGAGACTTGCCCGCAGTATCTATTTCTGACGCGCAGTGATCTAGATGCGCCAGGCTTCGAGGGTGCTAAGTTCGTGTGCTCGCCACCCCCACGCGATGAAGCATCACAAGAGGTTATTTGGGAAGGCCTACGAAATGGAACATTTACTGTTCTGAGCTCAGATCATTGTCCGTTCTCTTATGATGATACAGAAAAGGGCAAGAAGGCTTGCATTACACATGACCACCCAGTCGGAAAGTTCAGGCACATTCCGAATGGAATTCCTGGGGTAGAAACGAGACTCCCTCTTGTGTTTTCTGCTGACAAGCTGCCCCTAACGAAATTCGTGGAGGTGACATCAACCAATGCGGCAAAGTTGTATGGGCTATATCCCAAGAAGGGATCAATGATGCCTGGTGTGTCGGATGCGGATCTTGTGATCTGGTATCCCAATGACAAGTTGCCCGACGTGACCATTCGAAACGAAGCATTACACCACGCCAATGACTACACACCATACGAAGGCAGGACAGTGAAAAACTGGCCACGATATACAATCTTACGCGGTATGGTTGTATGGGATAATGGAGAGATAGTAGGCAAGAAGGGATATGGCGATTTTGTTCAGCGACAGGCTGGTGTACTGAATGATATTTGGAATCGTGTAGGGGAGCAGGAATCATTCACTGCATCCTATCTCTAG